A region of Acidisarcina sp. DNA encodes the following proteins:
- a CDS encoding EAL domain-containing protein, with protein sequence MEAIAKKLQSIEGIAPQDGNTSKVLVQLAQDAQAVTAQWPLGPATDGSDTDLTQASLQTVAIEAQQLAQEASVPHPEDAGQRKLRQAQAHLLAAMRRLGEEADTLEAHEFEQLQLEARYGGWTEVLETTTLLLILLTVIYVAWLQRAIQSQVTTREETERELRRERNTLEQRVKERTAELQTEVQERRRAEQLNRGRNQVLEMLACDEPTQTILETLVETVATHRSTWACALHLLDGETLKLTAQSRLPSTLAARLDRIAAKITDAPEIAVLNGEEVFVLPDLNQEHRPWIELLRANGAQSAWSAPFLREGKPVGTMTIYTLLRYPPREADIELLKMSCQMASLILERQRMNEELIHRAYHDPLTGLGNRRLGKEGLEDGIRRSRRSGEGLGVFWMDLNKFKQINDTYGHTAGDQVLQEVARRLTSGIRSCDTVARMGGDEFMIVMERMENRKAAEQVANELLTLLSEPVVINDLQLSVTASVGISFYPEDGDSADTLEQRADVAMYKAKFGGVGVRSFTPVLNEERVERLALETEMARALEHGGFSLAYQPQCLATGEVIKLEALLRLEHSELGSIPPSRFIPIAEETQLILPLGRWVLEQACRQIRLWQDAGYPVVPVAVNISSLQFVREGFSKEVAEILAHAGVMPSLLELELTESIVMKDFAESARQMKKLKKLGVRIAIDDFGTGYSSLSYLHRLPIDVLKIDRSFVEMIDQSEGTLPIIEAIISMAQVLGLRVVGEGVETLSQMEALCKGGCDILQGYLFSQPVSAAKVVHVLEARTLTPTLQA encoded by the coding sequence GTGGAAGCGATCGCGAAGAAGCTGCAATCCATCGAGGGCATAGCACCTCAAGATGGGAATACTTCCAAAGTGCTTGTCCAGTTGGCTCAGGACGCGCAGGCCGTTACGGCCCAGTGGCCGCTTGGTCCGGCTACTGACGGCTCGGATACGGATCTGACGCAAGCAAGTTTGCAGACCGTCGCGATCGAAGCGCAACAACTGGCTCAGGAGGCAAGCGTCCCTCATCCGGAAGATGCTGGCCAGCGGAAGTTGCGACAGGCGCAAGCGCATTTGTTAGCCGCGATGCGGCGACTCGGCGAAGAAGCGGATACGCTCGAAGCGCACGAATTTGAGCAGCTTCAACTGGAAGCGCGCTATGGCGGCTGGACCGAGGTTCTGGAAACGACCACGCTCCTGCTGATCCTGTTGACCGTGATTTATGTCGCATGGTTGCAACGCGCCATACAGTCTCAAGTGACGACTCGCGAAGAGACCGAACGAGAACTGCGCCGGGAGCGCAATACGCTGGAACAGCGCGTGAAGGAGCGCACGGCGGAACTGCAAACCGAAGTACAGGAGCGGCGCCGGGCCGAGCAGTTGAACCGCGGACGGAACCAGGTACTCGAGATGTTGGCCTGCGATGAGCCGACGCAAACGATACTCGAAACCCTGGTCGAAACAGTGGCCACCCACCGCTCGACCTGGGCCTGCGCATTGCACCTGCTCGATGGGGAGACTCTGAAGCTGACTGCGCAATCCCGTCTGCCCTCAACCTTGGCAGCAAGGCTGGATCGTATCGCTGCGAAGATCACGGATGCTCCCGAGATCGCGGTGCTGAACGGAGAGGAAGTCTTCGTGCTTCCCGATCTTAACCAGGAGCATAGACCTTGGATCGAACTTCTGCGGGCCAATGGCGCTCAATCGGCTTGGTCGGCCCCCTTTCTGCGTGAAGGTAAGCCCGTGGGCACAATGACGATCTACACCCTGCTCCGCTATCCTCCCAGGGAAGCCGACATTGAGCTCTTGAAGATGAGCTGCCAGATGGCGTCGTTGATTCTGGAACGGCAACGCATGAATGAGGAGTTGATTCATCGCGCCTACCACGATCCATTGACCGGATTGGGGAACCGGCGATTGGGCAAGGAAGGTCTGGAGGATGGAATTCGGCGGTCTCGGCGCAGCGGCGAAGGCTTGGGCGTGTTCTGGATGGATCTCAACAAGTTCAAGCAGATCAATGACACATACGGCCACACCGCCGGCGACCAAGTATTACAAGAGGTCGCCCGACGCCTGACCTCTGGTATACGCTCCTGTGACACCGTGGCACGGATGGGCGGGGACGAGTTCATGATCGTGATGGAACGAATGGAGAACCGGAAGGCGGCTGAACAGGTCGCAAATGAACTGCTGACCCTTCTATCCGAACCCGTCGTTATAAACGACCTTCAACTCAGCGTGACCGCCAGCGTCGGTATCTCGTTCTATCCCGAGGATGGTGATTCGGCCGACACTCTCGAGCAGCGAGCCGATGTAGCCATGTATAAGGCCAAGTTCGGCGGTGTTGGTGTGCGCTCGTTCACACCCGTGCTAAACGAGGAGCGTGTCGAGCGGCTGGCGCTCGAAACCGAGATGGCGCGCGCCCTCGAACACGGCGGATTCAGCCTCGCTTATCAACCGCAGTGCCTGGCCACAGGTGAAGTCATCAAATTGGAAGCGCTGCTGCGGCTCGAGCATTCCGAGTTAGGAAGCATCCCGCCGTCGCGCTTTATTCCCATTGCCGAAGAAACGCAGTTGATTCTGCCGCTCGGCCGGTGGGTATTGGAGCAGGCATGCCGCCAGATACGCCTTTGGCAGGATGCTGGCTACCCGGTTGTGCCCGTAGCGGTTAATATTTCTTCACTTCAATTCGTCCGCGAAGGCTTTTCTAAGGAAGTGGCGGAGATTTTGGCCCATGCAGGTGTTATGCCGTCGCTGTTGGAACTGGAACTGACGGAAAGCATCGTCATGAAGGACTTTGCCGAATCGGCGCGCCAGATGAAGAAACTGAAGAAGTTGGGAGTCCGCATCGCGATCGACGATTTCGGAACCGGCTATTCATCCCTCAGCTATCTGCATCGACTCCCCATCGACGTATTGAAAATCGACCGCTCGTTTGTTGAAATGATCGACCAATCGGAGGGCACCCTGCCAATCATAGAGGCCATTATCTCGATGGCTCAGGTGCTTGGGCTCCGCGTAGTGGGCGAGGGCGTCGAGACCCTGAGCCAGATGGAAGCCCTGTGCAAAGGCGGGTGCGACATCCTGCAGGGCTACTTATTCTCGCAGCCAGTCTCGGCAGCAAAGGTGGTGCACGTGTTAGAAGCCAGGACGCTCACTCCGACACTGCAAGCGTGA